GTTCGCGGCAGCGCTGCAGACCGGGGTAGACACCGCCTATAAGGCAGTGGTAAAGCCGGTGGAAGGCACGATTCTTACAGTAGCCAAGGAAGCGGCCAAACATGCGGTATATTATGCGCGGCGCACCACGGATATTACCGAGCTGATGACTGAGGTTCTCGCCAAAGCGAAGGAAGCCTTAGCACATACGCCTGAGCTGTTGCCTGTGCTGAAGCAGGTCGGAGTCGTGGATTCCGGGGGCCAGGGTCTGGTCTATATCTATGAAGGCTTCTACCAGCATCTGACCGGGGGGGCATCCGTCGCACCGCTTCAGCCTTCTGTGCAGGGACAAGCCTCAGTGCCGGCAGCAGCGGCGCCATCAGCTGTGCTGACTAAGCCGGAGCATGTGCCGTCCTCCGTACAGTCCTCTGCGCAATCCCAGCTCTCTACTGAAGATATTGAATTTTTATATGATATGGAATTCTTCATTAACCGCCGGCTTGGCGCATCCGTGAATTCGGATTTTGACGAGGATGCGTTTCGGAAAGCGTTGTCAGTGAACGGCGATTCGATTATTGTCATCTCGGATGAAGAGACGATCAAGGTGCATGTGCATTCCAAGACTCCGGGAGAGGTGCTGAACCTGGCGCTCGTCCACGGGGAGATTACCCAGATTCATATCCTTAACATGCGCGAGCAGCACCGTGATCTGCTGACGGCAGGGATGGATATCGCGCCGATGCCGGATGTTTTCGCCGATATTCCGGAAGAGAAATCGAGTGTGCAGGCACCTGCGGTACCTCCTGCGGATGATCTTGCCCCGTACGGCTTCATCGCTGTCTCCTCAGGAGAAGGAATTTCGAACATCTTCCGCAGCCTTGGTGTTGATGCGGTTCTGGCCGGCGGCCAGACGATGAACCCGAGCACAGAGGATTTCGTGAATGCGATCGCTTCAATCTCTGCCAAGCATATCTATATTCTGCCTAATAACTCCAACATTGTCCTCGCTGCACAGCAGGCGAAAGAGCTGCTGGAGGGTGAGCGTGAGATTACAGTGATTCCAAGCAAAAGCATCCCGCAGGGGATCTCGGCTGCGTTTGCCTTCCAGGAAGAGGATAGCGTTGAGGCCAATACGAGCAATATGCTGGAGGCCATCGCGCAGGTCAAATCCGGACAGGTGACCACAGCGGTACGGGATACCGTGATTGAGGCGCTGGAGATCAAGTCCGGGCAATATATCGGCATTGAGAGCTCGAAGATTGTTGCTGCTGCCGATGACCTGCTGGATGCAAGCAAGCAGCTGCTGACGAACATGCTGGTGAACGGTGATGAGATTGTAACGGTGCTGACCGGTGCCGATACCGAAGCGGAAGTGACCGTTGCTCTGGCCGAATGGCTGGAAAAGGCTTACCCGCAGGTTGAGGTTGAGATGCATGAAGGCGGGCAGCCGCTGTATTATTATCTTTTCTCGGTGGAGCCGTAAGCCTTCCTGAGTCTTGAGCAAGCAGTGTGGTTCAGCTATATCACAGTATGGGGAGGATAATCATGAATCGTACCGTAATCGTTACCGACAGCACCTCCGATATCCCGCCTGCCCTGGCGGAGCAGTACGGCATTGAAGTCGTTCCGCTGACGCTGATGTTCGGCGAAGAGGCGTTCCGGGATCAGGTGGACATGACTCCGGAACAGTTCTATGAGCGCCTTCCCCGCTCGCCGCAGCTGCCGACCACCTCGCAGCCGTCACCTGTCGAATATATGAATGTGTACCGCCGTATCCAGGAGCAGTACCCGGGCAGCCCGATTTTGTCCTTCCATATTTCTTCCGGACTTAGCGGGACCTATCAGTCTGCCGTTCTGGCCAAATCGATGCTTGAGGAGGACGGGGAAGCCATCACTGTGGTGGACAGCCTGTCGGCCTCTTACGGCTTCGGCTTCATGGTAGTGGAGGCTGCCCGCCTGGCACAGCAGGGCCAGGAGCCCGCCGCCATCCTGGAGCAGGTGGAGCGGCTGCGCCAGTCGCGCAAGCTGTATTTTCTTGTGGATACGCTCGAATATCTGCAGAAGGGCGGCCGGATCGGCAAAGCGTCCGCTATTCTCGGCACGCTGCTTAATATCAAGCCGATTCTGTCAATCGATGCAGAGGGAATCATCTATGCGGTAGAGAAGGTCCGGGGCCGCAAGAAGGCCGTTGCCCGCATGATAGAGCTGTTCAAAGCGGATCTGCCGGGTGTGAATAACATTAATGTAGCCGTGGGCCATACCGCTGAACCGGCTTCCGGCGAAGAATTCCTGCGGGAATTAGCCGGGCATTTCACTCTGAAAGAGAAGGTTCTGACCAACGTCGGCCCTGTTGTAGGCAGCCACGTGGGCAACGGGACCTTAGCCGTCTTCATCTGGCCCGCCTAGGTTAGGGGATGAGCATGGTGCTGGCTTTGGAATCAATTGAAGTGAAACAAATAACTGGCGTGAGCGCTCAAAAGCAAAGCGAGCTTCACGCCTTTGGCGTCTTTACAGTGAAGGATCTGCTGGAGTATTATCCGTTCCGTTACGAGGATTTCCGGCCTAAGCCGCTCAGCGAGGTGAAGCATGGCGATAAGGCCACGGTGGTGGCTAAGGTTATCGGCATACCGGTGCTCCAGCGCTACGGCGGCAAATCGCGCATGAGCTGCAAGATGGTGGCTGAGCCGTGGATGTTCACCGCCACCTGGTTCAACCAGCATTATGCGCGTGAGCAGCTTACGGTGGGCCGCGAGGTGGTGCTGACAGGCAAATGGGACCAGAAGCGCAACCAGATCACGGTGACGAATTATGAGTTCCCTGACCGCGGAAGCGGCAAGACGGGAACGCTGCAGCCGGTCTATTCAGTGGGCGGCAAGATTACGCAATCGTGGATGCGCAAGATCATCGGCCAGGGGCTGCAGCAGTACGGGGAGATGATCCCTGAGATTCTGCCGCACAGTATTATGCGCAAATACGATTTCATGTCGCGTAAAAAGGCTATAGCGACCATTCACCAGCCGGAGGATACCCGTGAAGGCCAGCAGGGCAGGCGCCGGATGGTGTATGAGGAGCTGTTCCTGTTCCAGCTGAAGGTACAGGCCTTTCGTGTGCTGAACCGCGGCAGAATGGACGGTGTGGTCCATACGGTGGACAATGCGACGGTGCGGCAGTTTGTACGGAGCCTGCCCTTTGAGCTGACCGATGCCCAGAAGCATGTGGAACTGGAGATTCTGCAGGATATGCGCTCCGGGCACTGTATGAACCGGCTGCTGCAAGGGGATGTCGGCTCCGGCAAAACCGTGCTTGCGGCAATCGCGCTCTACGCCACGGTCAAATCGGGCTTTCAGGGTGCGCTGATGGTGCCGACCGAGATTCTGGCGGAGCAGCATATGCGTTCGCTTACCCGGATGTTTGAGCCGTTCGGCATCACGGTCGGTCTGTTAACCGGCAGTGTGAGCGGCCGCAAGCGCAAGGATCTGCTCGCCTCACTTCAGCTTGGCCTGCTGGATGTGGTGGTCGGAACCCATGCCCTGATCCAGGAGGATGTATTCTTCCGCTCTCTGGGGCTTGTCGTCACCGATGAGCAGCACCGCTTCGGGGTGAACCAGCGCAGTATTCTGCGGCGCAAGGGCTACAACCCGGATGTGCTGACCATGACGGCGACCCCGATTCCCCGGACACTCGCGATTACCGTTTTTGGCGACATGGATGTGTCTACACTGTCGGAGCGGCCGAAGGGCCGTGTGCCGATCACCACCTATTGGGTGAAGCCCGATATGATGGAACGGGTGCTGAAGCTGATCAGCCGGGAGATCGACCAGGGACGGCAGGCTTACCTGATCTGCCCGCTGATCGAGGAGTCAGAGAAGCTCGATGTGCAGAATGCGATTGATCTGCATGTGCAGATGTCGCAGGCTTTTCCGGGGTATAAGGTGGGGCTGCTGCACGGAAGAATGACGACGTCCGAGAAGGATGAGGTGATGCGGGACTTCTACCGCAACGAGGTGCAGCTCCTGGTCTCTACAACGGTGGTCGAGGTCGGCGTCGATGTTCCGAATGCCACACTGATGATCATTATGGATGCCGACCGCTTCGGGCTGTCCCAGCTGCACCAGCTGCGCGGCCGGGTCGGCAGAGGGGAGCATCCCTCCTACTGTGTGCTGATGGCTGATCCGAAGTCGGAGATCGGGCAGGAGCGGATGAGCGCGATGACCGACACGGATGACGGCTTCGAGGTCTCCCGGCGGGACCTGGAGCTGCGCGGGCCGGGGGATTTCTTCGGAACGAAGCAGAGCGGGCTGCCGGAGTTCCGGCTGGCGGATATGACCGCTGATTTCCAGGTGCTGGAGATGGCGCGCGATGATGCCGCAGAGCTGCTGCGGGATGCTTCGTTCTGGACTTCACCGGATTATGCCCCGCTGCGCACGTATTTGCAGCAGGAGCAGATTTTCCAGGGGGATTTAATTGACTGAAACAGGCACATGCCGGCACCCGGGCTCATATACTGTGAATGATTGGATATGACAGGAGGTGCTGTGCTTGGGTTATCAGCAATATGGAATCAGTCCGGCGCTGGTGGAACGCATCAAGACGAAGATGAAGAATCCGGCGGTGAAGGAACGCGTCAAGAATATGATTAAAGACATCTCCAAGCAGGAGCTGCAGGACACAGCGGTTGTCCGCAGGCTGGTGCGTAACGCAGCGGCTGTCATGAATGAGAAGCTGACCTCCGCGCAGGAGGAGCAGATTGTGAAATTCGTCATCGCCCAAAAGATTGATCCGAACAACACGTTTCATCTGATCCGCTTGTGGGGGATGTTCCGCTGAAATATCGTGTTCCGCTCCTTGGCTGCAAGCAAAAAAGCGTTCCGTGAATAACGGGAACGCTTTTTTGTATTATGCATGAACTGCCGTCCGGCTCACCCCGGCGGCTTATTGCGGAAGAGCGCCCGGATCCGGTTATTGCGGGCGGCGTTAATAACGATGGTGCTGTCCTTATCGCAGCCGTGCACGATGGAGGCCAGCTGCTCTTCCTCCAGTCTGCTCGCCAGACAGAAGACGGTGCCGGGCTGGCCGTCAGGGCCGGAGGACTCTACGAGCTTGACCTCGCGGTCCAGCGACTGCTGGAGCTTGCGGCGGATCTCCTCCGGCTTGCTGCTGGTAATCCAGACCGCCTGTGTGAGCGACAGGTCCCGCAGCGAGAACCTCAGCGCTTCAAAAGCCAGCAGGTAGGCGATAATGCTGTACATAGCCTGATCCCAGCCGAATAAGGAGCCGCCGTACAGCAGGATGGCGACATTGAACAGCATGATGGGCATCTCCGCCGACTTGGGCGGACCGCCGTTCAGCAGGCGGACGCTCTGCTGCTCGCTTCCCGCCGTCAGGCCGCCGAAGCGGACCGAGATGCCAAGGCCGAGGCCAAGGCACAGGCCGCCTGCAATGGCTGCAGGCAGCGGTTCGCTGACGGCAGCAGGGAAGTGGTGCAGGGCCAGCGAGCCGGCTGTAAGTCCAATCAGGCCCAGCATCGTATACAGTGCGAAGCGGAGACTGATCTGTCTGCGCGACATCAGAATAAAGGGCAGATTGAACAGGAACAGAAACAGGCCCAGGCGCATCTCGGTGAGATGGGCGATCAGGGCAGATAAGCCGGTGATTCCGCCCGGCAGCAGCTTGTGGGGCATCAGGAACAGTTCAAGCCCTACGGCAGCGATGAGGCCTCCACCTGTAACTGCGAGCAGACGCAGCGTCTTGGAATGCCTGCGGGGGGCCGCGCTTCTATAACGGATGTTCAACAAGATTTCCTCCTTTCAGCAGGAAACCGGTATTTGGGGAGCTGTGCGGAAATTGCATCTTCTAGTTTAAGCATAACATAGGATCTGTAGCGGGCCAAATGGATTGCGCTATTTTTACAAGGAAAAAAGAGCGAAAAAACGAAACCGGCGGTGCTACACTGCGTATGGTTAAGTAAATTGAACGTTTAGTGAACTTTTCAGCGAAGGAGCGGTACATATGCATCATATGGGACTAAATCACGTTCTTCTATATCCGGCAGCTTCAAGTGCTCACAGCGGAGGAGGCTTGAATGCGACTTTTGTGCTGCAGCTGATTCTCGTGCTGATTGCGTGCTTCGTTGCCTATACGATTGTGATGCAGATTAAAATCTGGATTACCAATTACACCAGTCCCGTAGAGTCGCGGTTAGCTACAGCGGTGACCAAACGGACAGAGGTCTGGGGCGGAAGAGGGTATCTGGCGGGCACACATACGAGTTACTATGTCACCTTTGAATTCAGGGACGGGAGCCGCAGGGAGCTGCAGGTGAAGCCCAAGGCCCATGCGCTGATAGTGGAAGGGGATACGGGCGAGCTGTCTTACCAGGGCAGCCGCTTCAGGGGATTCGCCCGGCATTAGAATTCTCCTGTTATTTTTGGGCAAAACTCCTTATATGGATAGAGTACACAGAATAGTTCATTAAGGAGCTGATGGCTTGAGTTCGGATTCTGCCATGGAGAAGAGTCAGGAAGGCACGTATTTTCACACGCTGGGTACTGAAGAGGTGCTGAAGCGGCTGGATAGCCGGAAGGAAGGGTTAACCGGGGAGCAGGCCGCCAGGCTGCTGGAGCGTTACGGCAGAAATATGCTGCAGGAAGCGAAGCGCAAGTCGCTGCTGGCCAAATTTATGGAGCAGTTCAAGAATGTGATGATCTTCATTCTGCTGGCGGCTGCGGTACTGTCGGGGATTCTCGGGGAATGGACCGATACGGTGATCATTCTGCTGGTTGTTGTGCTGAACGCCGTGCTTGGCGTCATTCAGGAGAACAAAGCGGAGCAGGCGCTGGAGGCGCTCAAAAGCATGTCCTCCCCGCTCGCCAGAGTGCGGCGGCAAGGCCAGGTGACCGAGATCAAAAGCGAGGAGCTTGTGCCCGGCGATATCGTCCTGCTGGAGGCCGGCAATGTGGTGCCTGCGGATCTGCGGCTGCTGGAGGCGGCTTCCCTCAAGACCGAAGAGGCTGCACTCACAGGAGAGTCCCTGCCTGCAGATAAGCAGACCGGCGTGCTTGAAGGAGCCGATCTTGTTATCGGGGACCGGACGAATATGGCTTATATGAGCAGCAGCGTCACTTACGGCCGGGGTGTAGGCGTGGTGACAGCAACCGGCATGAATACGGAAGTGGGGCGGATTGCCGGGTTCATCTCCGAGGCAGAGAATGAAATTACTCCTTTGCAAAAAAAGCTCGATGAGCTGGGCAAATACTTCACCTTCATTATCCTGGGGGTCTGTGTCGTCATCTTCGTTGTCGGCTGGCTTGAAGGCAGAGAGCTGCTGGATATGCTGCTGACCTCAATCTCGCTGGCTGTCGCTGCGATTCCTGAGGGTCTTCCGGCGATCGTGACGATCATACTGGCGCTTGGAGTTCAGCGGATGGCGGGGCGCAAGGCGATTATCCGCAAGCTGCCTGCCGTTGAGACGCTGGGCAGTACCGAGATCATCTGCTCAGACAAAACAGGCACCCTGACGCTGAATAAAATGACGGTGGAGAAGCTGGTCGTAGGCACTGAGGCGGTGGAGGCGGGTCCTGCGCTGAAGGATACCCCCGGAGGCGGACTGCTGCTGCAAGCGATGACCTTGTGCAACGATTCCAGCATTGATAACGGCGAAAATACGGCAGATTCAGCCGAGAGGGGCCAAAAGGCTGGCGGCACCCGCAGCGGCAAGGTCATCCTCGGTGATCCTACGGAAACGGCGCTGGTCGATTATGCGTTAAGCATAGGGATCGATAAACGGGAGCTGGAGGAGCGCCATCCGCGTGTAGCCGAGCTGCCGTTTGATTCCGACCGCAAGCTGATGACTACGATCCATAAGCTGGAGGACGGCCAATTCCGGGTGCTGACCAAGGGGGCGCCGGACGTGCTGGTGTCCAGATGCAGCCATATCTATGAGAACGGTGAGACGGTTCCGCTGACGGAGGAGCACACCCGCCGGATTGCCGCTGCTAACAAGCAGCTGGCGGACGAAGCCCTGCGGGTTCTGGCTTACGCTTACCGTGACGAGGCGGAGCTGCCGTCAGCGCCTTCGCCCGAAGCGACAGAGCAGGCGCTGGTGTTCGTGGGGCTGACCGGGATGATTGACCCGCCGCGCGAGGAGGTCCGGGACGCTGTGGCCGTATGCAGACGGGCGGGTATCCGGCCGGTGATGATTACCGGGGACCACCGGGACACGGCAGCGGCCATTGCCAAGCGGCTTGGCATCATAGAGGATGACAAGGCGGTGCTGACCGGCCGCGAGCTGGATGGGATCAGCGAGGGGGATTTTGCCGCAAGGGTGGCTGATTATTCCGTGTATGCCCGGGTCTCCCCGGAGCATAAGGTGCGGATCGTCAAGGCTTGGAGGCAGCAGGGCAAGATCGTGGCCATGACCGGTGACGGAGTCAATGATGCGCCTGCGCTAAAATCCGCTGATATCGGAGTAGGGATGGGCATTACCGGGACGGATGTGGCGAAGGGTGTATCGGATATGGTGCTGGCCGATGATAATTTTACGACGATTGTTGTTGCCGTGGAGGAAGGCCGGAAGGTATACAGCAATATCCGCAAAGCGATCCAGTTCCTGCTGTCGGCTAATCTCGGGGAAGTGGTGACGCTGTTCATCGCTACCTTGATCGGCTGGCGGATTCTGGAGCCCATTCATATTCTGTGGATCAACCTGGTGACGGATACCCTGCCTGCGCTAGCCCTGGGGCTGGAGAAGGCGGACCGTGATGCGATGGCGAAGAAGCCGCGGGCCTCCACCAGCAGTATCTTCTCCGGCGGGGTCGGCGTATCGATTATCTATCAGGGGCTGCTGGAGGCGGCGCTGACTCTCTTGGTCTATAACTGGGCGCATACACATTATGATGAGGGCGTGGCGGTCACGATGGCGTTCGCTACCCTGGGGCTGCTGCAGCTTACCCATGCCTTCAACGTCAGATCCAATACGAAATCGCTGTTCCAGATAGGGTTGTTCAGCAACCGCTTCATGCTGGGGGCTTCGGTCATCTCCGGGCTGCTGCTGGTGCTGGTTATTCTGATTCCGGGACTGAACGAATGGTTCGGGGTGGAGCATTTGAACGGCTTGCAGTGGGGCATCGTCTGCGGGGCGGCACTGGCGATCGTGGTCATTGTTGAGCTGGTGAAGCTGGTGCTGCGGATAAGCGGGCGGGGCAAGAATTGGGAGTAGTATAAAAAATGCAAGAAAGATACCGGCATCTGGTGCTGCCGGTGATCTTCCTTGCATTTTCTTCGTTAAAAGTTACAGCACACGCTGCATATGCAGCATCACATTGCTCCAATATCCGCTGTCCAGGTCGCTGATCTGCACACCGGGATCACCCCAGGTGTGAATGAATTTACCGCCGCCGATATAGATGCCGACATGGCCGGGAACGGCATCGCTCTCGAAGCGTCCGGGTACGGTGAAGAAGATCAGGTCCCCTGGCTCCAGCTCGCTCCGCGATACCCGTCTGCCGCGGTTATCCTGGTCTTTGGCCAGCCGGGGCAGATCGATGCCGAACTTCTGGAAGACATGGCGGGTGAAGGAGGAGCAGTCGAAGCGTTTGGTCTCCTCGTAAGGTCCGGCACCGAAGTCATAAGGGACACCAAGGAACTTTTTGGCGTAGGCAACTAATTCACCTGTGTCCACATTCGATACGCTCTGAATCCGCAGCGGCTTGGCCGCTTCCCCTGACCCGGCATTCGGCCCGGAGGTCTCTCTGTCCTTGGGAGGCGAGATATTGATCTCGCCCGTGGACGGATTCCAGCCCACCTCTGTCTGGAGCAGCTTGGACAGGGCGGTGGGTGTGATGTAGATTTGGCCTTCGCGCCGGATAGGGACATCCGGAAGGGTAATCCGCTGGCCTAATGAGAACACCTGGCTGGAATCCGGCTGCAGCATATACATGACATCGCTGTAGCCCAGCTTCGTATATCCGCCGCTTGAGGTGTCATCCTTCATCCTGTAACCGATGGATGCTGCCGCGGGCTTGAGCGGAATCCAGTATTTTCCTTCCTTGTCGGTATACGAATTCTTCTCATAGTAGCTGCCGGCAAAGCTGCCCGTGGGCGTAATGGAGTTGACTTTGGGAGTAGTATCTTTACTGGAATAGTTGCTGCAGGCTGCCGTACCGCCTGCGGCGGTGATCAGGATGGCGGCAGTCATGATGATTTTGCTGAATTGCGGCTTGATTATTGGCATTAGGCACACGCTCCATTTCCAAACTTTATATAAAGTGTGTGCAAGGCCGCATTTTTTATGTGCAGCAGGCTTTAGTAATCAATGTCAAGGAAAAGTACAGTCTGGAGAAGGGATTAAGCCTCCTTTGTGCGTGAATTGTAAAATATGGAGCGGACATAAATGATTGACGGGAAATCTGGCTACATATAATATATGTTTAATAGATCCGGGGAGCGGAGGACGGCAGGGAGACGGATATTTGCTTTAATGCTTTTATAGATGAAAGCGATAATGCTGAACCGCTAACCTTGATTGTCGCGCTGACCCATACAAGAAGAGGGGTTATCTGATGAAGAGAAACAAGATATGGCTGGGCCTGAGCATGGCTCTGATGCTCGTGGCAGCGGGCTGCGGGAACAATAATGCGGCGGATAATGCAGCAGGCAACGGAAACGCTCCGGCCAGCACCGCAGAGGCAACGGCAGACACTGGCGCTGCACAGGAGAACAAATCCTATACCATCGCTATTTCGCAGTATGTGGAGCATCCATCGCTGGATGCCACGCGTGAAGGCTTCATGGCCGCGCTGAAGGATGCTGGAATTGTTGAGGGTGAGAATCTGAAGGTGGATCTGGAGAATGCACAGGCGGATCAAGCCAACAACCTGTCGATCGCGCAGAAGATTGCCGGTGACAAGAATGATCTGGTGCTCGGGATCGCTACACCTTCAGCCCAGGCTGTTGTGCAGAATGTGAAGGACACACCAATTCTGTTCGCCGCTGT
This region of Paenibacillus sp. FSL K6-1096 genomic DNA includes:
- a CDS encoding DAK2 domain-containing protein is translated as MSKRSINGTDFTAMVLTGAEQLQQHAEHVNSLNVFPVPDGDTGTNMNLTMTAGANELKKNHTASVGQCAGVLSKGLLMGARGNSGVILSQLFRGFGRYAAQYEELNTQQFAAALQTGVDTAYKAVVKPVEGTILTVAKEAAKHAVYYARRTTDITELMTEVLAKAKEALAHTPELLPVLKQVGVVDSGGQGLVYIYEGFYQHLTGGASVAPLQPSVQGQASVPAAAAPSAVLTKPEHVPSSVQSSAQSQLSTEDIEFLYDMEFFINRRLGASVNSDFDEDAFRKALSVNGDSIIVISDEETIKVHVHSKTPGEVLNLALVHGEITQIHILNMREQHRDLLTAGMDIAPMPDVFADIPEEKSSVQAPAVPPADDLAPYGFIAVSSGEGISNIFRSLGVDAVLAGGQTMNPSTEDFVNAIASISAKHIYILPNNSNIVLAAQQAKELLEGEREITVIPSKSIPQGISAAFAFQEEDSVEANTSNMLEAIAQVKSGQVTTAVRDTVIEALEIKSGQYIGIESSKIVAAADDLLDASKQLLTNMLVNGDEIVTVLTGADTEAEVTVALAEWLEKAYPQVEVEMHEGGQPLYYYLFSVEP
- a CDS encoding DegV family protein gives rise to the protein MNRTVIVTDSTSDIPPALAEQYGIEVVPLTLMFGEEAFRDQVDMTPEQFYERLPRSPQLPTTSQPSPVEYMNVYRRIQEQYPGSPILSFHISSGLSGTYQSAVLAKSMLEEDGEAITVVDSLSASYGFGFMVVEAARLAQQGQEPAAILEQVERLRQSRKLYFLVDTLEYLQKGGRIGKASAILGTLLNIKPILSIDAEGIIYAVEKVRGRKKAVARMIELFKADLPGVNNINVAVGHTAEPASGEEFLRELAGHFTLKEKVLTNVGPVVGSHVGNGTLAVFIWPA
- the recG gene encoding ATP-dependent DNA helicase RecG — encoded protein: MVLALESIEVKQITGVSAQKQSELHAFGVFTVKDLLEYYPFRYEDFRPKPLSEVKHGDKATVVAKVIGIPVLQRYGGKSRMSCKMVAEPWMFTATWFNQHYAREQLTVGREVVLTGKWDQKRNQITVTNYEFPDRGSGKTGTLQPVYSVGGKITQSWMRKIIGQGLQQYGEMIPEILPHSIMRKYDFMSRKKAIATIHQPEDTREGQQGRRRMVYEELFLFQLKVQAFRVLNRGRMDGVVHTVDNATVRQFVRSLPFELTDAQKHVELEILQDMRSGHCMNRLLQGDVGSGKTVLAAIALYATVKSGFQGALMVPTEILAEQHMRSLTRMFEPFGITVGLLTGSVSGRKRKDLLASLQLGLLDVVVGTHALIQEDVFFRSLGLVVTDEQHRFGVNQRSILRRKGYNPDVLTMTATPIPRTLAITVFGDMDVSTLSERPKGRVPITTYWVKPDMMERVLKLISREIDQGRQAYLICPLIEESEKLDVQNAIDLHVQMSQAFPGYKVGLLHGRMTTSEKDEVMRDFYRNEVQLLVSTTVVEVGVDVPNATLMIIMDADRFGLSQLHQLRGRVGRGEHPSYCVLMADPKSEIGQERMSAMTDTDDGFEVSRRDLELRGPGDFFGTKQSGLPEFRLADMTADFQVLEMARDDAAELLRDASFWTSPDYAPLRTYLQQEQIFQGDLID
- a CDS encoding stage VI sporulation protein F, with product MGYQQYGISPALVERIKTKMKNPAVKERVKNMIKDISKQELQDTAVVRRLVRNAAAVMNEKLTSAQEEQIVKFVIAQKIDPNNTFHLIRLWGMFR
- a CDS encoding YitT family protein, which produces MNIRYRSAAPRRHSKTLRLLAVTGGGLIAAVGLELFLMPHKLLPGGITGLSALIAHLTEMRLGLFLFLFNLPFILMSRRQISLRFALYTMLGLIGLTAGSLALHHFPAAVSEPLPAAIAGGLCLGLGLGISVRFGGLTAGSEQQSVRLLNGGPPKSAEMPIMLFNVAILLYGGSLFGWDQAMYSIIAYLLAFEALRFSLRDLSLTQAVWITSSKPEEIRRKLQQSLDREVKLVESSGPDGQPGTVFCLASRLEEEQLASIVHGCDKDSTIVINAARNNRIRALFRNKPPG
- a CDS encoding DUF2500 domain-containing protein; its protein translation is MNATFVLQLILVLIACFVAYTIVMQIKIWITNYTSPVESRLATAVTKRTEVWGGRGYLAGTHTSYYVTFEFRDGSRRELQVKPKAHALIVEGDTGELSYQGSRFRGFARH
- a CDS encoding cation-translocating P-type ATPase, which codes for MEKSQEGTYFHTLGTEEVLKRLDSRKEGLTGEQAARLLERYGRNMLQEAKRKSLLAKFMEQFKNVMIFILLAAAVLSGILGEWTDTVIILLVVVLNAVLGVIQENKAEQALEALKSMSSPLARVRRQGQVTEIKSEELVPGDIVLLEAGNVVPADLRLLEAASLKTEEAALTGESLPADKQTGVLEGADLVIGDRTNMAYMSSSVTYGRGVGVVTATGMNTEVGRIAGFISEAENEITPLQKKLDELGKYFTFIILGVCVVIFVVGWLEGRELLDMLLTSISLAVAAIPEGLPAIVTIILALGVQRMAGRKAIIRKLPAVETLGSTEIICSDKTGTLTLNKMTVEKLVVGTEAVEAGPALKDTPGGGLLLQAMTLCNDSSIDNGENTADSAERGQKAGGTRSGKVILGDPTETALVDYALSIGIDKRELEERHPRVAELPFDSDRKLMTTIHKLEDGQFRVLTKGAPDVLVSRCSHIYENGETVPLTEEHTRRIAAANKQLADEALRVLAYAYRDEAELPSAPSPEATEQALVFVGLTGMIDPPREEVRDAVAVCRRAGIRPVMITGDHRDTAAAIAKRLGIIEDDKAVLTGRELDGISEGDFAARVADYSVYARVSPEHKVRIVKAWRQQGKIVAMTGDGVNDAPALKSADIGVGMGITGTDVAKGVSDMVLADDNFTTIVVAVEEGRKVYSNIRKAIQFLLSANLGEVVTLFIATLIGWRILEPIHILWINLVTDTLPALALGLEKADRDAMAKKPRASTSSIFSGGVGVSIIYQGLLEAALTLLVYNWAHTHYDEGVAVTMAFATLGLLQLTHAFNVRSNTKSLFQIGLFSNRFMLGASVISGLLLVLVILIPGLNEWFGVEHLNGLQWGIVCGAALAIVVIVELVKLVLRISGRGKNWE
- a CDS encoding NlpC/P60 family protein → MPIIKPQFSKIIMTAAILITAAGGTAACSNYSSKDTTPKVNSITPTGSFAGSYYEKNSYTDKEGKYWIPLKPAAASIGYRMKDDTSSGGYTKLGYSDVMYMLQPDSSQVFSLGQRITLPDVPIRREGQIYITPTALSKLLQTEVGWNPSTGEINISPPKDRETSGPNAGSGEAAKPLRIQSVSNVDTGELVAYAKKFLGVPYDFGAGPYEETKRFDCSSFTRHVFQKFGIDLPRLAKDQDNRGRRVSRSELEPGDLIFFTVPGRFESDAVPGHVGIYIGGGKFIHTWGDPGVQISDLDSGYWSNVMLHMQRVL